A stretch of the Lactuca sativa cultivar Salinas chromosome 9, Lsat_Salinas_v11, whole genome shotgun sequence genome encodes the following:
- the LOC111896812 gene encoding probable leucine-rich repeat receptor-like protein kinase IMK3: MESNSHTTPNFSTKSTPFDQSNIPFKKKEKWKKNTNNTHCFTLLLLLLISILVHPLPVSSQSWDGIIVTESDFQALQSFKQELIDPNGFLKSWNDSGYGACSGSWQGIKCAQGQVIVIQLPWRGLGGRITPKIGQFQALRKLSLHDNAIEGSIPKELGFLPNLRGLQLFNNRFTGSIPPALGSCPLLQTIDLSNNSLVGVIPESLANCSKLYRVNLTLNSLTGSIPVPITKLNSLMFLALQFNNFSGVLPDSWGNDKNGVKSMVKSLTFDHNFFSGPLPVSLSKLTELQEISFSHNKFIGTVPVEFGELSNIKSIDFSYNSINGSIPQSFSNLSSLNSLNFAHNNLTGEIPTFLGDRLNLTSFNVSYNNLSGSVPTTLSSKFDSSAFIGNLDLCGYSSSTPCPTSPPPSTTPPPPPNHGGNKLSTKEIILIAAGALIAVLLLICCILLCCLFRKRGGGGAKPKDAEGGAAGGKEVAPPQAEVAGEAGGKLVHFEGTLGFTADDLLCATAEIMGKSTYGTVYKATLEDGDQVAVKRLREKITKNQREFEIEVNLLGKIRHPNLLAMRAYYLGPKGEKLLVFDYMPNGSLTTFLHARGPETPIDWTTRMRIAKGMSRGLISLHTHHNIIHGNLTSSNVLLDQNINPKIADFGLSRLMTAAANSNVIATAGALGYRAPELSKLKKANTKTDVYSLGVIMLELLTGKSPGEAMNGVDLPQWVASIVKEEWTNEVFDLELMKDASVIGDELLNTLKLALHCVDPSPSARPEVQLVLQQLEEIRPETAATSSGDDGGAGPSMSE, from the exons ATGGAGTCCAATTCTCATACGACTCCTAACTTCTCAACGAAATCAACCCCCTTTGACCAATCAAACATTCCTttcaagaaaaaagaaaaatggaAGAAGAATACAAACAACACACACTGTTTCACCTTACTTCTTCTCCTACTAATTTCCATTCTCGTTCACCCACTCCCAGTTTCAAGCCAATCATGGGATGGAATCATCGTCACAGAATCAGATTTTCAAGCCCTCCAATCATTCAAACAAGAACTCATTGACCCGAATGGGTTCTTGAAAAGCTGGAACGATAGCGGTTATGGAGCTTGTTCTGGAAGTTGGCAAGGAATCAAATGTGCTCAAGGTCAAGTTATCGTGATTCAACTTCCATGGCGAGGATTAGGTGGTCGAATCACACCGAAAATTGGTCAGTTTCAAGCTCTCAGAAAGCTCAGCCTCCATGATAACGCCATTGAAGGTTCGATTCCGAAGGAATTAGGGTTCCTTCCGAATCTCAGAGGACTTCAGTTGTTTAACAACAGGTTTACTGGTTCGATTCCTCCCGCATTGGGTTCATGTCCATTGCTTCAAACTATTGATTTGAGTAATAATTCTTTGGTGGGTGTAATCCCAGAAAGTCTTGCTAATTGTTCTAAGCTTTATAGGGTCAATTTGACATTGAATTCTTTAACCGGTTCAATCCCTGTACCGATTACGAAACTAAATTCCCTCATGTTTCTTGCTCTACAGTTCAATAATTTTTCTGGGGTTCTTCCAGATTCTTGGGGGAATGACAAAAATGGCGTCAAATCCATGGTCAAATCTTTAACCTTTGACCATAATTTCTTCTCTGGGCCCCTACCTGTTTCTTTAAGTAAGTTGACTGAGCTTCAAGAGATTTCATTTAGTCATAATAAATTCATCGGAACTGTTCCCGTTGAATTCGGTGAACTTTCTAACATTAAAAGTATCGATTTTTCATATAATTCTATTAATGGAAGCATCCCTCAAAGTTTTTCAAATCTGAGTTCCTTAAATTCGCTGAATTTCGCTCATAACAATCTCACCGGAGAAATCCCGACATTTTTGGGTGATCGATTAAATCTTACTTCATTCAATGTCTCATACAACAATCTATCGGGTTCAGTCCCAACAACACTTTCTTCAAAATTCGATTCAAGCGCTTTCATAGGCAATCTTGATCTGTGTGGATACAGCTCTTCAACGCCATGTCCGACGTCTCCTCCTCCTTCCACCACCCCACCTCCGCCACCAAACCACGGCGGCAACAAACTAAGCACCAAAGAGATCATTCTCATTGCAGCCGGTGCTTTGATTGCAGTTCTACTGTTAATCTGCTGCATACTCCTGTGTTGTCTGTTCAGGAAAAGGGGGGGAGGAGGAGCTAAGCCGAAGGACGCTGAAGGTGGTGCCGCAGGTGGAAAAGAGGTGGCGCCACCACAGGCGGAGGTGGCCGGAGAAGCGGGAGGGAAGCTTGTGCACTTTGAAGGTACGTTGGGTTTCACGGCTGATGATTTACTATGTGCGACAGCTGAGATTATGGGGAAGAGCACTTATGGAACTGTTTATAAGGCAACTTTGGAAGATGGTGATCAAGTTGCAGTGAAAAGATTGAGAGAAAAGATTACGAAAAATCAAAGAGAGTTTGAAATTGAAGTGAATTTGCTTGGGAAAATTAGGCATCCGAATTTATTGGCAATGAGAGCTTATTATTTAGGGCCAAAAGGGGAGAAACTTCTTGTTTTTGATTACATGCCCAATGGAAGCCTTACTACTTTTCTTCATG CTCGAGGCCCAGAAACACCCATAGATTGGACAACAAGAATGCGAATAGCAAAAGGAATGTCTAGAGGTTTAATTAGCCTCCACACCCACCATAACATAATCCATGGAAACCTAACTTCAAGCAATGTCCTCCTCGaccaaaacataaaccctaaaattGCAGACTTCGGTCTCTCCCGGCTCATGACGGCTGCAGCCAACTCAAACGTAATTGCAACCGCTGGTGCACTCGGGTACAGAGCCCCCGAGCTTTCAAAGCTCAAGAAAGCTAACACAAAGACCGATGTTTATAGTTTGGGTGTGATCATGTTAGAACTCCTAACTGGGAAATCACCAGGAGAAGCCATGAATGGTGTTGATTTGCCTCAATGGGTGGCTTCGATTGTGAAGGAAGAATGGACTAATGAGGTGTTTGATCTTGAATTGATGAAGGATGCGAGTGTGATTGGTGATGAGTTGTTGAATACTTTGAAACTGGCGTTGCATTGTGTTGATCCTTCACCTTCGGCTCGGCCGGAGGTGCAGCTGGTGTTGCAGCAGCTGGAGGAGATTAGACCGGAAACCGCCGCCACGAGCTCTGGTGACGATGGTGGTGCTGGACCTTCGATGAGTGAGTGA